In Moorella sp. Hama-1, a single genomic region encodes these proteins:
- a CDS encoding agmatine deiminase family protein: MESSKYKIKKEQAAIALAALLVIVILLAARAYQGRVYKQPLNYGPSGVTTYVFPGEFEKQQALWLQWPEEEYSTASDPVYPVFVDIIKAVDPFERVNLIVRSQDEIARVEDLLKANGYNAQNLYYYVIDHLSIWARDVGPIFVKDHLNRLHIVDFSFNNYGRGASQYFIDTESQIHRAVAQQLNLPLAGTNLVSEGGGVESNGRGTIMLTEAVALNRNPGMTKEEIENEYKRVLGAKKVIWLKQGLAEDDLITKGHINEIARFADPHTILLAQVLPEDRYINTTSEESYLRMEENYNILLNSTDQDGKPFRIIRVPMPPTLYGELDATGKIPVRSYLNYAVTNGAVLIPTYWQPGRSEEIKAVEDQVRGIFQSLFPGRKIVSINAESVNLWGGGIHCITQHMPAS; this comes from the coding sequence ATGGAGTCTAGCAAGTATAAAATCAAAAAAGAACAGGCGGCCATCGCCCTTGCCGCCTTGCTAGTTATCGTTATACTGCTGGCCGCCAGGGCCTATCAGGGCAGGGTCTACAAACAACCCCTCAATTACGGCCCAAGCGGCGTAACCACCTATGTCTTCCCGGGGGAATTTGAAAAGCAGCAGGCCCTCTGGCTGCAGTGGCCGGAAGAAGAGTACAGCACTGCCAGCGACCCCGTTTACCCCGTCTTTGTTGATATTATCAAGGCCGTCGATCCCTTTGAGCGGGTAAACCTGATCGTCCGCAGCCAGGATGAAATCGCCCGGGTTGAAGACTTACTCAAGGCGAACGGCTATAACGCTCAAAACCTCTACTATTACGTAATAGACCACCTGTCCATCTGGGCGCGGGATGTCGGCCCCATCTTCGTCAAAGACCACCTGAACCGGCTGCACATCGTCGATTTCAGCTTCAACAACTACGGCCGGGGCGCGAGCCAGTACTTTATCGACACCGAGAGCCAGATCCACCGGGCCGTCGCCCAGCAGCTTAACCTGCCCCTGGCCGGGACAAACCTCGTTTCCGAAGGCGGCGGGGTAGAGTCCAACGGCAGGGGTACGATCATGCTTACCGAAGCGGTGGCCCTGAACCGGAACCCGGGGATGACGAAGGAAGAGATTGAAAATGAGTACAAGAGGGTCCTCGGCGCCAAGAAGGTCATCTGGCTGAAGCAGGGACTAGCGGAGGACGACCTGATTACTAAAGGGCATATCAATGAAATAGCCCGCTTCGCCGACCCGCATACGATCCTGCTGGCCCAGGTCCTGCCGGAGGACAGGTATATCAACACGACCTCGGAAGAATCCTATCTGCGGATGGAAGAAAACTATAACATCCTATTAAACTCTACCGATCAGGATGGCAAGCCCTTCCGCATCATACGGGTTCCCATGCCCCCCACCCTTTACGGGGAGTTAGACGCCACGGGCAAGATCCCCGTGCGCAGCTATTTGAATTATGCCGTCACCAACGGCGCCGTCCTGATACCGACCTACTGGCAGCCAGGGCGCTCTGAAGAAATTAAGGCCGTCGAGGACCAGGTTAGAGGCATATTCCAGAGTTTGTTCCCCGGACGTAAAATAGTCAGCATTAACGCCGAGAGTGTCAACCTGTGGGGCGGCGGGATCCACTGCATCACCCAACATATGCCAGCCAGTTAA